A region from the Desulfomarina profundi genome encodes:
- a CDS encoding MFS transporter, protein MTKRERSLLIVACYGHFMSHFNMMVFPAVLLPLSARLGLEMADTLGLSFLMYLLFGLSALPWGFLADRFGPRKLLSVFHLGAAVCAFGAAMCIDRPALFSFALAGTGLFSGIYHPAGLGWIARETEKTSTAMAINGMFGNLGLAAAPFIAGIINYFYSIDTLYIVVSGMNLLGLVFLLPGRAGVTGGGGKKHSVPVKVNSFSSWTPFYILLVAMMLGGIVYRGTSVTLPSYFELKNGGLFDFLTRLTGGMGSANVTATLFTSIIYIGGMAGQFFGGMVGEKYDLRGSYFLFHAITIPAAIGMALTANIPLIFFAILHGFFLLGMQPIENTLVARLTPPKLISSAYGMKFILTFGVGALSVKIIKMIKLHWGIECVFYALAAVSLLICLVIVFLWRKTSEREL, encoded by the coding sequence ATGGTTTTTCCAGCGGTGCTGTTACCACTCTCGGCAAGGCTGGGGCTCGAGATGGCTGACACCCTTGGTCTGTCTTTTCTGATGTATCTTCTTTTTGGATTGTCGGCACTTCCGTGGGGATTTCTTGCGGATCGGTTCGGACCGAGGAAACTGCTTTCCGTCTTTCATCTGGGAGCAGCGGTTTGTGCATTCGGGGCAGCCATGTGTATTGATAGACCTGCTCTCTTCAGCTTTGCTCTGGCAGGAACAGGTTTGTTTTCAGGTATTTATCATCCGGCAGGCCTTGGCTGGATTGCAAGAGAAACAGAAAAAACCAGTACTGCCATGGCAATAAACGGGATGTTTGGCAACCTGGGTCTTGCGGCCGCGCCATTTATTGCCGGAATTATAAATTATTTTTACAGTATAGATACACTATACATTGTTGTGAGTGGAATGAATCTTCTGGGGCTGGTCTTTCTACTTCCCGGCAGGGCCGGGGTGACCGGAGGAGGGGGAAAAAAGCATTCTGTTCCGGTCAAGGTGAATTCGTTTTCATCCTGGACCCCTTTTTATATTCTTCTGGTGGCCATGATGCTTGGAGGAATAGTTTATCGTGGGACATCCGTTACCCTGCCGTCTTATTTTGAGCTGAAAAACGGTGGACTTTTTGACTTCCTCACCCGTCTGACCGGAGGAATGGGATCTGCCAATGTAACGGCGACACTTTTTACCTCCATTATTTATATCGGTGGTATGGCTGGTCAGTTTTTCGGTGGTATGGTCGGAGAAAAATATGATCTTCGGGGCAGTTATTTTTTATTCCACGCGATTACCATTCCAGCGGCAATAGGGATGGCCCTTACGGCTAATATACCATTAATCTTTTTTGCCATTCTCCATGGTTTTTTTCTCCTGGGCATGCAGCCTATCGAAAATACGCTCGTAGCAAGACTTACTCCTCCAAAGCTCATCAGTTCAGCTTATGGTATGAAATTTATTCTCACCTTTGGGGTTGGGGCGCTGAGTGTTAAAATAATCAAAATGATAAAGCTGCACTGGGGGATAGAATGTGTTTTCTATGCGCTTGCAGCGGTATCTCTGCTGATCTGTCTTGTGATCGTGTTTCTCTGGCGAAAAACCTCAGAAAGAGAACTGTAA